tattgGCTAAAGAATGTGAGTTCAGTCCATTAGAAGTGAACCCATTAGTATAAtctaattaactaattaatattccCCAAGCACAAATAATTGATCAAACTCCTTAGATGGTGCACATGTCTCTAAAGGGTGAAAAGCCATTTCTGAACAAGCTTACctttcaagaaaaaataaatatttatatttgtaaagCACATTAGTAAAAGAGATAACATACTACAAACCTGCAAATCTCAAAAGATATCAGGAATATGGCTACTAAATTACTCTTTGGAGAAGAATGTCGTTTGGTGTTTGCCCATAGAGGCAACTTTATCTACAAACATTCTTGAAAATTCACCCCCATTAATGCACAAATCCAAGGACTTATACTTACCCCAGCAGTAAGTCCATTATATTTATCCAATCATAGGGACCATATGCATGAAACAATTGAAAATTTACAAGTGTATGGCAAAGGGAAAGGCCACCAATACCTAGCTcttaaatcaaatcaaaatcttTCCTAAACACCAACCACAtgatcatattatataattaagaatcCATGTTACAAAGAATCATAAGCCAACCTTTCCCCCACCATTTGCCTAGTTGTCTCCTCATCTTCGTTAGATTCACCCCCAATTTTCTTTGTCTTCTTCGTCTCTCCAAAACCCTTCAATGTGTAGACAGGAATCTTTTTAGCATACTGACAGAACAGATAGATGACTCTATGCTGTCCATTTTGACCAAGAAAGGAAGCGCACACAcactattatttataaagGGTCTCAAAATATCAAAGCGTAACATGCAGGTGAGTTCTTTTTTATGAACTCATGATAAAAGAATATCAGATAAACACAATGTGTAGTATTATTCACTTGAAAGCTTATTTCACCTCCTCATCCATTGTATCAGATAATTCATTGGCTCTTTAATAAGGCAGCACAACAACAAGAAAGGGAGAATTCTTCCACCACTTCAGCCAAGCACAATATTAATAGTAAGatgaatttctttattttctcctttaattttaactattcAAGAGGCTTTTGTACCACGAGACATACACTCGACTTATAATACATTCTTCTTCTCTTATATTTCTTTGTAAGATTCAGATCAAGAAGCTAAAGGCAAAGATAGAATTCTGTTAAAGCATTGCAGGAGTAATGGAAGATCAGAAAGaggaaagaataaaaaatttggtttAAGGGGTTTCAGACCCTTTGCAATCTTATGCAGAAAAGATGTTGCAACTGCTTGCTTTTATAGCACACTCCATCTGAAAAGAGTTAATAGCTACAATAGAAGGCAGAAGCACTGGATGTACTCtatgaagatgaagaaagaAGACATTGTTAAAGGAGAAGGCATGAGTAACAGTAAAGTTGATTCAACTAATAATCATGTAGGCAATAAAGTTCTGCCTGTAGCTGATGCAACATTATCTTCATCAACTAGCGCAAATGACCAATGTAGCTCATTGGAGAAGGTAGAGAAGCTTAAAGGGGATAAAGCAAAAGCCATGTCCAGAATGAAGGAGCTACTGAGATGGGCTGCTGCTGCAAAACCTGAGAAGAGAGGCAAGTTCTTGGGAAGAaaggtaaaatttttaaatttacaatttcattgaagaaagaaaataatgttaTTAATGCATGAGGTTTCTATTTTGCAAGTGTAGAAGAAAGGTTGTTATCGCAGGCAGCCTTTCcctatcaaattaaaataataaataagcaATATGTACAGGTAGAGCCATAAATCTTCTCTCGATGATATTTTGTTTCTCAGGCCATTTGAGCCATTTGTTTCTCCAATTAAAAGTTTCTATTTAATCTACTAGTTTGTGATCAGTCAAGTGTCtatatcatatattaaattatgctttctccgttccaaaaagaaaatagttcatttttattttacataccAATAAAACAATGTAGggatttttctaattattaatttttatcactatttttaaaaatactcttgttaatttttttgataaaattataattttaaaatattaaaaggaaTTAAATGTGATAATATctatgttaattaataaaaaatatatttgacattttatttactaaactaattattgaaaaagaaaaatagactataatttgaagaaaaaaaaaacgatCTTTCtggaattaaaaattatcatcttTTTTTTAGAGAGTTCTCATCTCCTTTTTTAAGACAATGTTTGTGGTGAGTTACTCAGGTTCTGCACTTTCGAAATAAAGCAACCTTTAAAGCAGTAGCAGATGATGAACAACTGAGCAATGAATCTCCAAAGATAAGTTTCAGATGGGATGCTGAAAGCTGCTCCACTATTACCTCTTCCTGCTCAGCCATTTCCTTGGCTTCTTCCAGGATGCTTTCACTCAATTCCACTCCTCTTCATGATAGGAAGGGAAATTGGATCACCACAGACTCTGAATGTAAGATATCACCTGGCAGccatttctttaaaattattcgATAGATTCTTTCACGTCCTGCTCTCTTTCTTCCTCTCTAAGATAGCTAACTGATTTTCAATTATGGGGTTTTGATGGACAGTTGTGGTGCTAGAGCTGTGAAGGAAGAAATCTTTACTGTAGATGATTTTTCCATGGTTCAATTTAGTGCTTGCAGCAGTGTATCATGTGCTAGActgatttcctttttcttctttctttttggagatttTGGATTTATTAAATGCAACATTATGCAGATTAGTGAAGAGATTATGTTAGCATGACTAATGTTTTATTTGTATGGACAGGAAGGTTTCCGGTGCATATCCACTAATATTAGTTAGTGGTTAATTTGCCTACCAAATTAAATGTGTTCATTAATTCTATCGAGTACtaacaataatttaattttaatttaaagccACGTATCAGTATGCAATTGATTTGCTCAAATGTTATtcatttcctttcctttcctttcctttcctttttaatgCGATACGGACTGGCTAATGATATATCTAACCACTAAGCAACTATCTTTGATtgtacaaagaaagaaaaaagaaagaggaagaaTCAAAAAGGTTTTCAATCCTACTATCTTGATTgtacattaatatttttctttttctcgtTTCTTCTTTGAAAAGGTAGTCTTTTTGGGGTAATAACCCAACTCTAAATGATAGAGAATAAAATTTGAACTtagtcttttaatttttctatcaCCACTATAAGAAATTAGTCTATAACAATAGGAAATCTcatcattaaaaattagaaatttgtcGCCAAAACTCTTAATGAAGGAAAAATTTCGTCATTACTCCTGTTATTTGTTTCACggttaaaagtaaataatgaTCTAAATGGTGAGAAATTATTATGATACAACGCCTATAATAGGTTATACATTATTAGTGGTctaaatatgtttaattttgcAAGATGTTCGAGTTGGCATTTGGTGGGAGGGACCAAGAATTTACATTGGTTAAGCTTATGCTAGTTTtcttgatctataattgcaattgattatcgtcgaaagaaaagaaaatgtatatataaaattaaattgaaagttaagagtgtttaaatataaaaaaaaaattattaggtGTCTATTAAGTTAAATGGAgaattaaaaatgttaaatataaaaagattaagtatgcattaaaatgttaaatttattaatcaatacaaattcaaaaaatataaatgggcATTTgatccaaatttttttaaagaaaagcaaaTATGATAGTTTTAGCTCTTAATTTCTTAAGCTTTATAGAAGCACATTGTTAATAGATTATCAATCCCAAGCATATAACATGTGCACACAAATTATTAAATggtaaaattacataaatggcattttaacttttctatttttgcttttctagtgtttgagtttcttttttctttatcaataaGTGTATAAACTTGCAAAATGTGATATATTTAAGTGATTTCAATCAATTTAGGCTCACCAAAGAGCTGACTAAGCAAATTGGAGGTCATCTTTACTAAATAATCTAGTCATATCATAcacaatttattaaaaagacaaatataatctcattttcacttttgtgtgtgtgtgtgtgtgtttctGCCTCTTCCTCCGTATgtattcttttcatatttctaGACATGCAATTTATTTACAAGTTCAGAATTATGAGTTGATCTTGGGTGTTGAAGGGTtcatactttttaattttgattttggtgtgtttttatgaattaattgataaatatggtTTTCAAATTTGTTGATTTGGGAAGTAGGTCTGTAAATTATTCCATTTGGAGATTATGGAGATATACAAGGAATAgataagaaaaaagacaaataaagaacgaaaattaaagaaaaaacatgaaaaagatgaacacaatgttatttttgtctttttctcaattttatatgatatagTGAACTTATTCAAATCAGCACTTCAATGAGTTTAAATTGGTTAAAAACACGTGGatgtatcattttttttccaaaatttaaacatttaattgaacaaaataaaaaatatttaaatactaaaataataaaaattaaaagttgagACATTTATATCTctatttaacttaaaaaagGACTCTTACATTATAAGAGATGAGCATGGCGATTTATTTAaggaaaattacaaatttggtacttttagtttttttttttatttttttttaatgtctaaaatatttttttttcaatcaaGTGTTTGaacctattaaaaatattcaatatagTGTTTCTAGCCAGTTTTACAGGTTAAAGTACTTATTTGACTTATTTGacttattttgaataataaattgacTTAAATACCCTCCTTTAAAATAAcatcatatttcttttattcttcttttatttttttttcctttttcaacattatttttttatattttatttgtttctcaaaagattaaagagaataaaagtaaaattactttatttttcttattcatttaaataaatattaaaaaaattaaatatcatttatttattcttttatttttatgcattcacttcgaaaaataaaaatagaatataaaagaaagatgaaag
The sequence above is drawn from the Ricinus communis isolate WT05 ecotype wild-type chromosome 7, ASM1957865v1, whole genome shotgun sequence genome and encodes:
- the LOC8260957 gene encoding uncharacterized protein LOC8260957 isoform X3, which translates into the protein MLQRIISQPFPHHLPSCLLIFVRFTPNFLCLLRLSKTLQCVDRNLFSILTEQIDDSMLSILTKKGSAHTLLFIKGLKISKRNMQIIHWLFNKAAQQQERENSSTTSAKHNINNSDQEAKGKDRILLKHCRSNGRSERGKNKKFGLRGFRPFAILCRKDVATACFYSTLHLKRVNSYNRRQKHWMYSMKMKKEDIVKGEGMSNSKVDSTNNHVGNKVLPVADATLSSSTSANDQCSSLEKVEKLKGDKAKAMSRMKELLRWAAAAKPEKRGKFLGRKVLHFRNKATFKAVADDEQLSNESPKISFRWDAESCSTITSSCSAISLASSRMLSLNSTPLHDRKGNWITTDSEFVVLEL
- the LOC8260957 gene encoding uncharacterized protein LOC8260957 isoform X5 translates to MLQRIISQPFPHHLPSCLLIFVRFTPNFLCLLRLSKTLQCVDRNLFSILTEQIDDSMLSILTKKGSAHTLLFIKGLKISKRNMQIIHWLFNKAAQQQERENSSTTSAKHNINNSDQEAKGKDRILLKHCRSNGRSERGKNKKFGLRGFRPFAILCRKDVATACFYSTLHLKRVNSYNRRQKHWMYSMKMKKEDIVKGEGMSNSKVDSTNNHVGNKVLPVADATLSSSTSANDQCSSLEKVEKLKGDKAKAMSRMKELLRWAAAAKPEKRGKFLGRKKKGCYRRQPFPIKLK
- the LOC8260957 gene encoding uncharacterized protein LOC8260957 isoform X1, whose protein sequence is MLQRIISQPFPHHLPSCLLIFVRFTPNFLCLLRLSKTLQCVDRNLFSILTEQIDDSMLSILTKKGSAHTLLFIKGLKISKRNMQIIHWLFNKAAQQQERENSSTTSAKHNINNSDQEAKGKDRILLKHCRSNGRSERGKNKKFGLRGFRPFAILCRKDVATACFYSTLHLKRVNSYNRRQKHWMYSMKMKKEDIVKGEGMSNSKVDSTNNHVGNKVLPVADATLSSSTSANDQCSSLEKVEKLKGDKAKAMSRMKELLRWAAAAKPEKRGKFLGRKVLHFRNKATFKAVADDEQLSNESPKISFRWDAESCSTITSSCSAISLASSRMLSLNSTPLHDRKGNWITTDSECKISPGSHFFKIIR
- the LOC8260957 gene encoding uncharacterized protein LOC8260957 isoform X4, which gives rise to MLQRIISQPFPHHLPSCLLIFVRFTPNFLCLLRLSKTLQCVDRNLFSILTEQIDDSMLSILTKKGSAHTLLFIKGLKISKRNMQIIHWLFNKAAQQQERENSSTTSAKHNINNQEAKGKDRILLKHCRSNGRSERGKNKKFGLRGFRPFAILCRKDVATACFYSTLHLKRVNSYNRRQKHWMYSMKMKKEDIVKGEGMSNSKVDSTNNHVGNKVLPVADATLSSSTSANDQCSSLEKVEKLKGDKAKAMSRMKELLRWAAAAKPEKRGKFLGRKVLHFRNKATFKAVADDEQLSNESPKISFRWDAESCSTITSSCSAISLASSRMLSLNSTPLHDRKGNWITTDSEFVVLEL
- the LOC8260957 gene encoding uncharacterized protein LOC8260957 isoform X2, with amino-acid sequence MLQRIISQPFPHHLPSCLLIFVRFTPNFLCLLRLSKTLQCVDRNLFSILTEQIDDSMLSILTKKGSAHTLLFIKGLKISKRNMQIIHWLFNKAAQQQERENSSTTSAKHNINNQEAKGKDRILLKHCRSNGRSERGKNKKFGLRGFRPFAILCRKDVATACFYSTLHLKRVNSYNRRQKHWMYSMKMKKEDIVKGEGMSNSKVDSTNNHVGNKVLPVADATLSSSTSANDQCSSLEKVEKLKGDKAKAMSRMKELLRWAAAAKPEKRGKFLGRKVLHFRNKATFKAVADDEQLSNESPKISFRWDAESCSTITSSCSAISLASSRMLSLNSTPLHDRKGNWITTDSECKISPGSHFFKIIR